A genomic window from Purpureocillium takamizusanense chromosome 2, complete sequence includes:
- a CDS encoding uncharacterized protein (COG:S~SECRETED:SignalP(1-22~SECRETED:cutsite=VKG-AV~SECRETED:prob=0.4689)~EggNog:ENOG503NXHT): protein MSGFEVAGISLAVAGLLLSVKGAVDGLNMLANVCERDNGLRFAATRYHVEKVKLEVWARRFRVYDVDVDDDDDDDDRGASGGNGGGGGGGAREECLLLKQPRITRDAVWRIVAEINATHELAVEFIARYHVEPVVPIFTAAAGASVSSTSPQQQHTATTTTTTAAAAAAAGTGPETFHRRSKWVALLAEARARIPQTHRLRWAARDRDKFGGLIERLATLNQNLWDVVVVAEAAPPGEVRVDTLSIVTGVLSGLSDQLSLASLLQQQTSSSSLSLLSSHGSGGDGTASLLALAARLKKMQGETVAELAAKVKRIDASELRLWDALSNDTSRRCMGTYTSQTAAPDGSGNGSESNSLPEPVWIEWKAVESVSVSSSSNSSTMDDIILRVHALGALLSTDNAATFHRPACLGVYDDVDYRDRHRSRSRRIGLVYRSGGGCSPTNDNGLPLAPPVSLADLLRAAGRARTRPPLGARFELAYKLASAVSLLHATDWIHKSLRSDNIVFTPRALRAPSLGHGAVDGAEVDITAPQIAGFQYSRPAGDASLEGRPTGVPELDYYYHPEVVSSSSSSRAGNGNGNGNGNGDGDGNGGGGGGWTKARELYSLGVVLLEVAHWRPAFEERYRAMTMAEVSAAMLADVRGKFGDDLAGMVGRTFVDVVERCLAGSFVGVSWSPSPSPLPGGGLSAADEARALGDAFFQRVVRPLAMLRA, encoded by the coding sequence ATGTCGGGCTTCGAGGTCGCCGGCATAtcgctggccgtggcgggcctgctgctctccgtcaagggcgccgtcgacgggctcaaCATGCTGGCCAACGTGTGCGAGAGGGACAACGGGCTGCGCTtcgcggcgacgcggtaTCACGTGGAGAAGGTCAAGCTCGAGGTCTGGGCGCGGCGGTTCAGGGTTtacgacgtcgacgtcgatgacgatgacgatgacgatgacaggGGGGCAAGTGGTGGTaatggtggaggaggaggtggtggtgctcgcgAGGAGTGTCTGCTGCTTAAGCAGCCGCGCATCACGCGCGATGCCGTGTGGCGCATTGTCGCGGAGATCAACGCCACGCACGAGCTGGCTGTGGAATTTATCGCGAGGTATCACGTTGAGCCTGTTGTGCCCATCTtcaccgcggccgccggcgccagcgtctcctccacctcgccgcagcagcagcacaccgcgacgacaacaacaacaacagcagcagcagcagcagcagcaggaactGGACCGGAGACGTTCCACCGGCGGAGCAAGTGGGtggcgctcctcgccgaggcgcgggcccGGATCCCGCAGACGCACCGCCTCCGCTGGGCGGCCCGCGACAGGGACAAGTTCGGCGGCCTGATCGAGCGGCTCGCGACGCTGAACCAGAACCTGTGGGAcgtggtggtcgtggcggaggcggcgccgcccggggAGGTGCGCGTGGACACGCTGAGCATCGTCACGGGGGTGCTCAGCGGCCTGAGCGACCAGCTGTCGCTCGCTTCGCTTTTGCAGCAAcagacctcgtcgtcgtcgttgtcgttgttgagCAGCCatgggagcggcggcgacggcacggccTCGTTGTTGGCGCTGGCCGCAAGGCTCAAGAAGATGCAGGGCGAGACGGTGGCGGAACTGGCGGCCAAGGTGAAGCGCATCGACGCCTCGGAGCTGCGTCTCTGGGACGCGCTGTCCAACGACACGAGCAGGCGCTGCATGGGCACGTACACGagccagacggcggcgcccgacggcagcgggaACGGCAGCGAGAGCAACAGCTTGCCGGAGCCAGTCTGGATCGAGTGGAAAGCCGTAGAGAGCGTcagcgtcagcagcagcagcaacagcagcaccatggaCGACATCATCCTCCGCGTCCACGCGCTGGGCGCGCTGCTCTCCACGGACAACGCCGCGACCTTTCACCGCCCGGCCTGCCTCGGCGTgtacgacgacgtcgactACAGGGACCGACACaggagccggagccgtcgcatcggcctcgtctaccgaagcggcggcggctgctcccCCACTAACGACAACGgcctccccctcgcccctccAGTCTCGCTGGCGGacctgctgcgcgccgcgggcaggGCGCGGACGCGGCCTCCCCTCGGGGCGCGCTTCGAGCTGGCATACAagctcgcctcggccgtgtcgctgctgcatgcCACCGACTGGATCCACAAGTCGTTGCGCAGCGACAACATAGTGTTcacgccgcgggcgctgcgggcgccgtcTCTGGGACACGGAGCCGTGGACGGCGCGGAGGTGGACATCACGGCCCCGCAGATCGCCGGCTTCCAGTACAGCCgcccggcgggcgacgcctccctcgagggccgcccCACGGGTGTGCCCGAGCtcgactactactaccacccggaggtggtgtcgtcgtcatcatcgtcgcgggccggcaacggcaacggcaacggcaacggcaacggcgacggcgacggcaacggcggcggaggaggagggtggacCAAGGCGCGGGAGCTGTACAGCCTGGGCGTGGTGCTGCTCGAGGTGGCGCACTGGCGGCCCGCGTTCGAGGAGCGCTACCGGGCCATGACCATGGCGGAggtgtcggcggccatgctcgCCGACGTGCGGGGCAAGTTTGGCGACGACCTGGCGGGCATGGTCGGGAGGACGtttgtcgacgtcgtcgagcgctGCCTGGCGGGCTCGTTTGTTGGGGTGTcatggtcgccgtcgccgtcgccgttgccgggTGGCGGGCTgagcgcggcggacgaggcgagggcgctgGGGGATGCGTTTTTCCAGAGGGTGGTGAGGCCGCTGGCCATGCTGAGGGCGTAG
- a CDS encoding Mannitol-1-phosphate 5-dehydrogenase (COG:E~EggNog:ENOG503P018): protein MGKKAVHFGAGNIGRGFVACFLHNSGYEVVFADVVDSLIDRINATPSYKVIEVGVDATAENTITNYRAINSKTHEEDLIEEIRTAEVVTCSVGPNILKFIAPVIAKGIDRRSTDDAPLHVIACENAIGATDTLAQHIKDPRNTSPERLDDHHLRARYANSAIDRIVPAQDPNAGLDVTLEKFFEWVVEKTPFEDIGIPAIQGINWVDNLQPFIERKLYTVNTGHATAAYHGYNRNKKTVYDALQDKNIMAEVRGALMETKNLLVSKHGVSEEQQTAYLERIIHRIGNPHLEDAVERVGRAPLRKLSRKERFIGPAAELAENDQPIKFLLDAIEMCFRFQGVKDDEESKELARIMSENKPEDVVTKVCGIQTTEKLYPQLVERVKRVQDDSRED, encoded by the exons ATGGGCAAGAAGGCTGTCCACTTTGGCGCCGGCAATATCG gccgcggcttcgtcgcctgTTTCTTGCACAACTCTGGCTACGAGGTAGTCTttgccgacgtcgtcgactcaTTGATTGACCGCATCAATGCGACGCCCTCCTACAAGGTCATCGAGGTTGGTGTCGACGCCACTGCCGAGAACACCATCACAAATTATCGGGCCATCAACTCCAAGACGCACGAGGAGGATCTGATTGAGGAGATTCGCACTGCCGAGGTCGTCACCTGCTCGGTCGGTCCCAACATCCTCAAGTTCATCGcccccgtcatcgccaaaGGCATTGACCGCCGCTCCACGGATGACGCACCTCTGCATGTCATTGCCTGCGAGAACGCCATTGGCGCCACCGACACACTTGCTCAGCACATCAAGGACCCCCGCAACACGAGTCCCGAGCGTCTCGATGACCACcacctgcgcgcgcgctacGCCAACTCTGCCATTGACAGAATTGTCCCCGCCCAGGACCCCAACGCAGGCCTCGACGTGACGCTGGAAAAGTTCTTCGAGTGGGTCGTTGAGAAGACTCCGTTTGAGGACATTGGGATCCCTGCCATCCAGGGTATCAACTGGGTCGACAACCTGCAGCCTTTCATTGAGCGCAAGCTCTACACTGTCAACACCGGACACGCGACCGCGGCCTACCACGGCTACAACAGGAATAAGAAGACCGTCTACGATGCTCTGCAGGACAAGAACATCATGGCCGAAGTCCGCGGCGCACTGATGGAGACCAAGAACCTTCTTGTCTCCAAGCATGGCGTTagcgaggagcagcagacTGCCTACCTGGAGCGCATCATTCATCGCATTGGCAACCCACATCTGGAGGATGCTGTTGAGCGCGTTGGCCGCGCCCCTCTACGCAAGCTTTCCCGCAAGGAGCGCTTCATcggccctgctgctgagcTCGCCGAGAACGACCAGCCCATCAAGTTCCTCTTGGACGCCATTGAGATGTGTTTCCGCTTCCAGGGtgtcaaggacgacgaggagtcCAAGGAGCTGGCCAGGATCATGTCGGAGAACAAGCCCGAGGATGTCGTCACCAAGGTGTGCGGCATCCAGACAACGGAAAAACTCTACCCTCAGCTGGTGGAACGCGTCAAGCGTGTCCAGGACGACAGCCGTGAAGATTGA
- the PGI1 gene encoding Glucose-6-phosphate isomerase (COG:G~EggNog:ENOG503NW61~BUSCO:EOG09261RWJ): MAPANTLPAWSELQTHRDSVGKNFVLKEAFASDPKRFDRFTRTFKSDGVSADILFDFSKNFLTDETLDLLVKLAEQAGVARKRDAMFAGDKINFTENRAVYHTALRNVGGWDMKVDGVDVMNAPGGVNDVLNHMKEFSEQVRSGEWKGYTGKKLTTIINIGIGGSDLGPVMVTEALKYYGAPDMTLHFVSNIDGTHMAEALRNSDPETTLFLVASKTFTTAETTTNANTAKAWFLEKTDGKGDIAKHFVALSTNEAEVTKFGIDSKNMFGFESWVGGRYSVWSAIGLSVAIYVGFDNFHKFLSGAHAMDKHFRETPLRENIPVIGGLLSVWYSDFFQAQTHLVAPFDQYLHRFPAYLQQLSMESNGKSIASDGSSVKYTTGPILFGEPCTNAQHSFFQLVHQGTKLIPTDFILAAKSHNPISNNLHQKMLASNYFAQAEALMVGKTDDQVRAEGTKDDLVPHKRFLGNRPTTSILVGGAIGPAELGALIVYYEHLTFTEGAVWDVNSFDQWGVELGKVLAKKILKELDEPGNGEGHDASTGGLIGAFKSFAKI, from the exons ATGGCGCCCGCCAACACCCTGCCCGCGTGGTCTGAGCTTCAGACGCACCGCGATAGCGTCGGCAAGAACTTTGTTCTCAAAGAGGCCTTCGCCTCGGACCCCAAGCGCTTCGACCGCTTCACCCGCACATTCAAGTCGGACGGCGTCTCCGCCGACATTCTGTTCGACTTCTCCAAGAACTTCCTCACCGATGAGACGCTCGACCTCCTCGtcaagctggccgagcaggccggcgtcgcccgcaaGCGTGACGCCATGTTCGCTGGCGACAAGATCAACTTCACCGAGAACCGTGCCGTCTACCACACCGCCCTGCGCAACGTTGGCGGCTGGGACATGaaggtcgacggcgtcgatgtcaTGaacgcccccggcggcgtcaacgacgTTCTCAACCACATGAAGGAGTTTTCGGAGCAGGTCCGCAGCGGCGAGTGGAAGGGCTACacgggcaagaagctcaCCACCATTATCaacatcggcatcggcggctcCGACCTCGGCCCCGTCATGGTCACCGAGGCCCTGAAATACTACGGCGCCCCGGACATGACGCTGCACTTTGTCTCCAACATTGACGGCACCCACATggccgaggccctgcgcaACTCGGACCCGGAGACGAcgctcttcctcgtcgcctccaagACCTTCACCACGGCCGAGACCACGACCAACGCCAACACCGCCAAGGCCTGGTTCCTCGAGAAGACGGACGGCAAGGGAGACATTGCCAAGCACTTTGTCGCCCTCTCCACCAACGAGGCCGAAGTCACCAAGTTTGGCATCGACAGCAAGAATATGTTTGGCTTTGAGAGCTGGGTTGGCGGCCGCTACTCGGTCTGGAGCGCCATCGGCCTGAGCGTCGCCATCTACGTCGGCTTCGACAACTTCCACAAGTTCCTTAGCGGTGCCCACGCCATGGACAAGCACTTCCGCGAGACGCCCCTCAGGGAGAACATTCCCGTCATCGGCGGTCTGCTGAGCGTGTGGTACTCGGACTTTTTCCAGGCCCAGACGCACCTTGTCGCTCC TTTCGACCAGTACCTGCACCGCTTCCCCGCCTATCTGCAGCAGCTGTCCATGGAGTCCAACGGCAAGTCAATTGCCTCTGATGGCTCCTCGGTCAAGTACACAACCG GCCCCATCCTATTCGGCGAGCCCTGCACCAATGCCCAACACTCCTTcttccagctcgtccaccaGGGCACCAAGCTCATCCCCACCGACTTCATCCTGGCAGCCAAGTCTCACAACCCCATCTCCAACAACCTCCACCAGAAGATGCTGGCATCCAACTACTtcgcgcaggccgaggccctcATGGTCGGCAAGACGGACGACCAGgtccgcgccgagggcaccAAGGACGACCTGGTCCCGCACAAGCGCTTCTTGGGCAACCGTCCGACGACGTcgatcctcgtcggcggcgccatcggcccggccgagctgggcgcCCTCATCGTCTACTACGAGCATCTCACCTTCACTGAGGGTGCCGTCTGGGACGTCAACAGCTTCGACCAGTGGGGTGTCGAGCTCGGCAAGGtcctggccaagaagatcctcaaggagctcgacgagcccggcAACGGAGAGGGTCACGAcgcctcgacgggcggcctcATTGGCGCGTTCAAGAGCTTCGCCAAGATCTAA
- the YPK2 gene encoding Non-specific serine/threonine protein kinase (EggNog:ENOG503NU9W~COG:T), which yields MSWRITKKLKDTHLGPLSAFSRSPSTSTITDKDEKAQPQTTPGATTPTTESAIAASEAMVQAPVIKPPKPGILVVTLHEGQGFSLPEQHRNAFASSHQGSLSSSNVSGIAGSVRPSSSQRVGSLINGSNRPHSSAGGFSGIPTNHGRISGKYMPYALLDFDKVQVFVNSVEGNPENPLWAGGNTQYKFDVSRVTELVIHLYMRNPNAPQGAGRSQDIFLGVARINPRFAERQPYVEDPKASKKDREKAAAEYAERQRTEGHSGVQWVDVQYGTGKIKVGVEYVETRVGKLKIEDFELLKVVGKGSFGKVMQVKKKDTNRIYALKTIRKAHIISRSEVAHTLAERSVLAQINNPFIVPLKFSFQSAEKLYFVLAFVNGGELFHHLQQEHRFDVNRARFYTAELLCALECLHGFNVIYRDLKPENILVDYQGHIALCDFGLCKLDMKDEDRTNTFCGTPEYLAPELLMGKGYNKTVDWWTLGVLLYEMLTGLPPFYDENTNEMYRKILSEPLHFSDVVPPAAKDLLTKLLNRNPDERLGANGSAEIKAHPFFHAIDWRKLLQRKYEPAFKPTVVDALDVGQFDKEFTSEAPQDSYVEGPMLSQTAQDQFVGFSYNRPIAGLGDAGGSVKDPSFVGSMQDRR from the exons atgtCGTGGAGAATCACCAAGA AGCTCAAGGACACCCATTTAGGGCCCTTGAGCGCCTTTTCTCGATCCCCTTCCACCTCGACCATCACAGACAAGGACGAAAAGGCGCAACCCCAGACGACTCCGGGCGCCACCACACCCACCACCGAGAGCGCGATTG CTGCTTCCGAAGCCATGGTCCAGGCCCCCGTCATTAAGCCTCCCAAGCCCGGCATCCTGGTCGTGACGTTGCACGAGGGACAGGGGTTCTCTTTGCCCGAACAACATAGGAATGCGTTCGCCTCGTCCCACCAGGGCTCCCTCTCGTCGAGTAACGTCTCCGGCATCGCGGGTTCCGTACGACCGTCTTCTTCCCAACGGGTCGGCTCCTTGATCAATGGCTCCAATAGACCACATTCTTCGGCCGGCGGCTTCTCGGGCATTCCCACGAACCACGGTCGCATCTCAGGCAAGTATATGCCGTATGCCTTGCTCGATTTCGACAAGGTGCAGGTGTTTGTCAACTCGGTAGAAGGGAACCCCGAGAACCCCCTATGGGCAGGCGGCAACACCCAATACAAGTTCGACGTTTCGAGGGTCACAGAGCTGGTCATACACTTGTACATGCGGAATCCCAATGCGCCACAAGGTGCCGGGCGGAGCCAAGacatcttcctcggcgtcgcccgcatCAACCCGCGGTTTGCAGAGCGGCAGCCATATGTGGAGGACCCCAAAGCTAGCAAGAAGGACcgggagaaggcggcggcagagtaCGCCGAGCGGCAAAGAACGGAGGGCCACAGTGGCGTCCAGTGGGTGGACGTGCAATACGGTACGGGCAAGATCAAGGTAGGGGTCGAGTACGTGGAGACACGCGTCGGCAAGCTCAAGATTGAGGACTTTGAGCTGCTCAAGgtcgtcggcaagggcagcTTCGGCAAGGTCATGCAGGTCAAGAAGAAAGACACCAACCGAATCTACGCCCTCAAGACGATCCGAAAGGCGCACATCATCTCTCGTTCCGAAGTGGCTCACACCCTGGCCGAGAGATCAGTCCTTGCGCAGATCAACAACCCGTTCATTGTGCCGCTCAAGTTCAGCTTCCAATCGGCAGAGAAGCTCTATTTTGTGCTGGCATttgtcaacggcggcgagctcttcCATCACCTGCAGCAGGAGCACCGGTTCGACGTCAACCGAGCGAGGTTCTATacggccgagctgctgtGTGCGCTGGAGTGCCTGCATGGCTTCAACGTCATTTACCGGGATCTCAAGCCGGAGAACATCCTGGTCGATTACCAAGGCCACATCGCGCTGTGCGACTTTGGCCTCTGCAAGCTCGACATGAAGGACGAGGACCGGACAAACACGTTTTGTGGCACGCCCGAGTACCTGGCACCCGAGCTGCTGATGGGCAAGGGCTACAACAAGACGGTGGACTGGTGGACCCTGGGCGTGCTCCTGTACGAGATGCTGACGGGCCTGCCGCCTTTCTACGACGAGAACACAAACGAGATGTACCGTAAGATTCTGTCGGAGCCGCTGCACTTCTCTGACGTGgtaccgccggcggccaaggacctcTTGACGAAGCTGCTCAACCGCAACCCGGACGAGCGCCTGGGGGCAAACGGGTCAGCCGAGATCAAGGCACATCCGTTTTTCCACGCCATCGACTGGCggaagctgctgcagcgcaagTACGAGCCGGCTTTCAAGCCCACGGTG GTGGATGCACTGGATGTCGGGCAGTTCGATAAGGAGTTTACATCGGAGGCGCCGCAGGACTCTTACGTCGAGGGACCCATGCTGTCCCAGACGGCGCAAGACCAATTCGTGGGCTTCAGCTACAACCGGCCGATTGCGGGTCTGGGCGATGCAGGCGGGAGCGTCAAGGACCCATCGTTTGTGGGAAGCATGCAGGACCGCCGATAA
- the YPK2 gene encoding Non-specific serine/threonine protein kinase (EggNog:ENOG503NU9W~COG:T), whose translation MLTELKDTHLGPLSAFSRSPSTSTITDKDEKAQPQTTPGATTPTTESAIAASEAMVQAPVIKPPKPGILVVTLHEGQGFSLPEQHRNAFASSHQGSLSSSNVSGIAGSVRPSSSQRVGSLINGSNRPHSSAGGFSGIPTNHGRISGKYMPYALLDFDKVQVFVNSVEGNPENPLWAGGNTQYKFDVSRVTELVIHLYMRNPNAPQGAGRSQDIFLGVARINPRFAERQPYVEDPKASKKDREKAAAEYAERQRTEGHSGVQWVDVQYGTGKIKVGVEYVETRVGKLKIEDFELLKVVGKGSFGKVMQVKKKDTNRIYALKTIRKAHIISRSEVAHTLAERSVLAQINNPFIVPLKFSFQSAEKLYFVLAFVNGGELFHHLQQEHRFDVNRARFYTAELLCALECLHGFNVIYRDLKPENILVDYQGHIALCDFGLCKLDMKDEDRTNTFCGTPEYLAPELLMGKGYNKTVDWWTLGVLLYEMLTGLPPFYDENTNEMYRKILSEPLHFSDVVPPAAKDLLTKLLNRNPDERLGANGSAEIKAHPFFHAIDWRKLLQRKYEPAFKPTVVDALDVGQFDKEFTSEAPQDSYVEGPMLSQTAQDQFVGFSYNRPIAGLGDAGGSVKDPSFVGSMQDRR comes from the exons ATGCTCACAGAGCTCAAGGACACCCATTTAGGGCCCTTGAGCGCCTTTTCTCGATCCCCTTCCACCTCGACCATCACAGACAAGGACGAAAAGGCGCAACCCCAGACGACTCCGGGCGCCACCACACCCACCACCGAGAGCGCGATTG CTGCTTCCGAAGCCATGGTCCAGGCCCCCGTCATTAAGCCTCCCAAGCCCGGCATCCTGGTCGTGACGTTGCACGAGGGACAGGGGTTCTCTTTGCCCGAACAACATAGGAATGCGTTCGCCTCGTCCCACCAGGGCTCCCTCTCGTCGAGTAACGTCTCCGGCATCGCGGGTTCCGTACGACCGTCTTCTTCCCAACGGGTCGGCTCCTTGATCAATGGCTCCAATAGACCACATTCTTCGGCCGGCGGCTTCTCGGGCATTCCCACGAACCACGGTCGCATCTCAGGCAAGTATATGCCGTATGCCTTGCTCGATTTCGACAAGGTGCAGGTGTTTGTCAACTCGGTAGAAGGGAACCCCGAGAACCCCCTATGGGCAGGCGGCAACACCCAATACAAGTTCGACGTTTCGAGGGTCACAGAGCTGGTCATACACTTGTACATGCGGAATCCCAATGCGCCACAAGGTGCCGGGCGGAGCCAAGacatcttcctcggcgtcgcccgcatCAACCCGCGGTTTGCAGAGCGGCAGCCATATGTGGAGGACCCCAAAGCTAGCAAGAAGGACcgggagaaggcggcggcagagtaCGCCGAGCGGCAAAGAACGGAGGGCCACAGTGGCGTCCAGTGGGTGGACGTGCAATACGGTACGGGCAAGATCAAGGTAGGGGTCGAGTACGTGGAGACACGCGTCGGCAAGCTCAAGATTGAGGACTTTGAGCTGCTCAAGgtcgtcggcaagggcagcTTCGGCAAGGTCATGCAGGTCAAGAAGAAAGACACCAACCGAATCTACGCCCTCAAGACGATCCGAAAGGCGCACATCATCTCTCGTTCCGAAGTGGCTCACACCCTGGCCGAGAGATCAGTCCTTGCGCAGATCAACAACCCGTTCATTGTGCCGCTCAAGTTCAGCTTCCAATCGGCAGAGAAGCTCTATTTTGTGCTGGCATttgtcaacggcggcgagctcttcCATCACCTGCAGCAGGAGCACCGGTTCGACGTCAACCGAGCGAGGTTCTATacggccgagctgctgtGTGCGCTGGAGTGCCTGCATGGCTTCAACGTCATTTACCGGGATCTCAAGCCGGAGAACATCCTGGTCGATTACCAAGGCCACATCGCGCTGTGCGACTTTGGCCTCTGCAAGCTCGACATGAAGGACGAGGACCGGACAAACACGTTTTGTGGCACGCCCGAGTACCTGGCACCCGAGCTGCTGATGGGCAAGGGCTACAACAAGACGGTGGACTGGTGGACCCTGGGCGTGCTCCTGTACGAGATGCTGACGGGCCTGCCGCCTTTCTACGACGAGAACACAAACGAGATGTACCGTAAGATTCTGTCGGAGCCGCTGCACTTCTCTGACGTGgtaccgccggcggccaaggacctcTTGACGAAGCTGCTCAACCGCAACCCGGACGAGCGCCTGGGGGCAAACGGGTCAGCCGAGATCAAGGCACATCCGTTTTTCCACGCCATCGACTGGCggaagctgctgcagcgcaagTACGAGCCGGCTTTCAAGCCCACGGTG GTGGATGCACTGGATGTCGGGCAGTTCGATAAGGAGTTTACATCGGAGGCGCCGCAGGACTCTTACGTCGAGGGACCCATGCTGTCCCAGACGGCGCAAGACCAATTCGTGGGCTTCAGCTACAACCGGCCGATTGCGGGTCTGGGCGATGCAGGCGGGAGCGTCAAGGACCCATCGTTTGTGGGAAGCATGCAGGACCGCCGATAA
- the YPK2 gene encoding Non-specific serine/threonine protein kinase (EggNog:ENOG503NU9W~COG:T) codes for MVQAPVIKPPKPGILVVTLHEGQGFSLPEQHRNAFASSHQGSLSSSNVSGIAGSVRPSSSQRVGSLINGSNRPHSSAGGFSGIPTNHGRISGKYMPYALLDFDKVQVFVNSVEGNPENPLWAGGNTQYKFDVSRVTELVIHLYMRNPNAPQGAGRSQDIFLGVARINPRFAERQPYVEDPKASKKDREKAAAEYAERQRTEGHSGVQWVDVQYGTGKIKVGVEYVETRVGKLKIEDFELLKVVGKGSFGKVMQVKKKDTNRIYALKTIRKAHIISRSEVAHTLAERSVLAQINNPFIVPLKFSFQSAEKLYFVLAFVNGGELFHHLQQEHRFDVNRARFYTAELLCALECLHGFNVIYRDLKPENILVDYQGHIALCDFGLCKLDMKDEDRTNTFCGTPEYLAPELLMGKGYNKTVDWWTLGVLLYEMLTGLPPFYDENTNEMYRKILSEPLHFSDVVPPAAKDLLTKLLNRNPDERLGANGSAEIKAHPFFHAIDWRKLLQRKYEPAFKPTVVDALDVGQFDKEFTSEAPQDSYVEGPMLSQTAQDQFVGFSYNRPIAGLGDAGGSVKDPSFVGSMQDRR; via the exons ATGGTCCAGGCCCCCGTCATTAAGCCTCCCAAGCCCGGCATCCTGGTCGTGACGTTGCACGAGGGACAGGGGTTCTCTTTGCCCGAACAACATAGGAATGCGTTCGCCTCGTCCCACCAGGGCTCCCTCTCGTCGAGTAACGTCTCCGGCATCGCGGGTTCCGTACGACCGTCTTCTTCCCAACGGGTCGGCTCCTTGATCAATGGCTCCAATAGACCACATTCTTCGGCCGGCGGCTTCTCGGGCATTCCCACGAACCACGGTCGCATCTCAGGCAAGTATATGCCGTATGCCTTGCTCGATTTCGACAAGGTGCAGGTGTTTGTCAACTCGGTAGAAGGGAACCCCGAGAACCCCCTATGGGCAGGCGGCAACACCCAATACAAGTTCGACGTTTCGAGGGTCACAGAGCTGGTCATACACTTGTACATGCGGAATCCCAATGCGCCACAAGGTGCCGGGCGGAGCCAAGacatcttcctcggcgtcgcccgcatCAACCCGCGGTTTGCAGAGCGGCAGCCATATGTGGAGGACCCCAAAGCTAGCAAGAAGGACcgggagaaggcggcggcagagtaCGCCGAGCGGCAAAGAACGGAGGGCCACAGTGGCGTCCAGTGGGTGGACGTGCAATACGGTACGGGCAAGATCAAGGTAGGGGTCGAGTACGTGGAGACACGCGTCGGCAAGCTCAAGATTGAGGACTTTGAGCTGCTCAAGgtcgtcggcaagggcagcTTCGGCAAGGTCATGCAGGTCAAGAAGAAAGACACCAACCGAATCTACGCCCTCAAGACGATCCGAAAGGCGCACATCATCTCTCGTTCCGAAGTGGCTCACACCCTGGCCGAGAGATCAGTCCTTGCGCAGATCAACAACCCGTTCATTGTGCCGCTCAAGTTCAGCTTCCAATCGGCAGAGAAGCTCTATTTTGTGCTGGCATttgtcaacggcggcgagctcttcCATCACCTGCAGCAGGAGCACCGGTTCGACGTCAACCGAGCGAGGTTCTATacggccgagctgctgtGTGCGCTGGAGTGCCTGCATGGCTTCAACGTCATTTACCGGGATCTCAAGCCGGAGAACATCCTGGTCGATTACCAAGGCCACATCGCGCTGTGCGACTTTGGCCTCTGCAAGCTCGACATGAAGGACGAGGACCGGACAAACACGTTTTGTGGCACGCCCGAGTACCTGGCACCCGAGCTGCTGATGGGCAAGGGCTACAACAAGACGGTGGACTGGTGGACCCTGGGCGTGCTCCTGTACGAGATGCTGACGGGCCTGCCGCCTTTCTACGACGAGAACACAAACGAGATGTACCGTAAGATTCTGTCGGAGCCGCTGCACTTCTCTGACGTGgtaccgccggcggccaaggacctcTTGACGAAGCTGCTCAACCGCAACCCGGACGAGCGCCTGGGGGCAAACGGGTCAGCCGAGATCAAGGCACATCCGTTTTTCCACGCCATCGACTGGCggaagctgctgcagcgcaagTACGAGCCGGCTTTCAAGCCCACGGTG GTGGATGCACTGGATGTCGGGCAGTTCGATAAGGAGTTTACATCGGAGGCGCCGCAGGACTCTTACGTCGAGGGACCCATGCTGTCCCAGACGGCGCAAGACCAATTCGTGGGCTTCAGCTACAACCGGCCGATTGCGGGTCTGGGCGATGCAGGCGGGAGCGTCAAGGACCCATCGTTTGTGGGAAGCATGCAGGACCGCCGATAA